A stretch of the Sulfurospirillum sp. UCH001 genome encodes the following:
- a CDS encoding efflux RND transporter periplasmic adaptor subunit, which produces MKSSFYVKSTVICLIASLSLNAASLNLSGSVISENQKTLSSRYMGFIQTVNVNEGDVVKKGDLLYSIDSKEVDTALAQSDLAISQAELNLRMYQNQYQNAALNLERYQRLLAKDMVAKYEVENLELSANNFKAMVEIAQKQIAQAKQKRQEVLNQYQYLKIKAPNESVVIEKHIKAGELALAGVPALVLADLSSLKITTEIAESYLSGVKIGDRARVEIPSIGCISEGKVEAIIPSSNPMAHTFKMKLSFNCKELKAYPGMYAVVVVGE; this is translated from the coding sequence ATGAAATCTTCTTTCTATGTAAAAAGTACGGTTATCTGTTTGATAGCCAGCCTATCCTTAAATGCGGCTAGTTTGAATTTAAGTGGAAGTGTTATCTCTGAAAATCAAAAGACATTATCAAGTCGTTATATGGGGTTTATTCAAACGGTCAATGTCAATGAAGGAGATGTCGTCAAAAAAGGCGATTTACTCTACAGTATCGATTCTAAAGAAGTGGATACGGCTCTTGCCCAGAGTGATCTTGCTATTTCTCAAGCGGAGTTAAATCTTCGTATGTATCAAAATCAATACCAAAACGCAGCGCTTAATTTAGAACGCTACCAACGTTTGCTTGCCAAAGATATGGTTGCAAAATATGAAGTGGAAAACCTCGAACTCTCAGCGAATAATTTCAAAGCAATGGTAGAGATAGCGCAGAAGCAGATAGCACAAGCAAAGCAAAAGCGTCAAGAAGTTTTAAACCAATACCAATACCTCAAAATCAAAGCACCCAATGAGAGTGTTGTTATTGAAAAACATATCAAAGCAGGGGAACTGGCACTCGCAGGTGTCCCAGCACTTGTTTTAGCAGATTTGAGTTCACTAAAAATTACTACAGAAATTGCAGAGAGTTATCTTAGTGGTGTAAAAATTGGAGACCGTGCGCGTGTAGAAATACCTTCTATTGGGTGTATTAGCGAAGGAAAAGTGGAAGCCATCATTCCTAGTTCTAACCCTATGGCACATACGTTTAAAATGAAGCTTTCTTTTAACTGCAAAGAGCTCAAAGCGTACCCTGGCATGTATGCGGTTGTGGTTGTGGGTGAATAA
- a CDS encoding DNA-binding protein: MKTSDIINLLHNAIEAENMGKKISQKKMAENCGISMRTYQEWRLGSSAPMGIPVVFNMLGMLRDEDIVRLVRKINDGQKGTV; this comes from the coding sequence ATGAAAACAAGCGATATCATCAATCTTTTACATAATGCTATTGAAGCTGAGAATATGGGCAAAAAAATTTCTCAAAAGAAGATGGCAGAAAACTGTGGTATTTCAATGCGTACCTATCAAGAGTGGAGACTTGGTAGTAGTGCACCTATGGGAATTCCTGTTGTTTTCAATATGCTTGGGATGTTAAGAGATGAAGATATTGTAAGACTGGTACGCAAAATAAATGACGGGCAAAAAGGAACGGTATGA
- a CDS encoding DJ-1 family glyoxalase III has translation MKKVIVPLAQGFEEIEALTIVDILRRANVDVTMAALESLHVKGAHGIVVVADVLLKEINVNNFDMIALPGGLPGATNLATDPTTQTLLKEFDAKGKMIAAICAAPYALKTAGVLKKSYTCYPGFQAKIAQEGYNANDKVIRDGNVTTSQGPSTAMLFALSLVEQLCSKEVAQSLSHDLLLS, from the coding sequence ATGAAAAAAGTTATCGTTCCTCTAGCACAAGGTTTTGAAGAGATTGAGGCATTAACGATTGTAGATATCTTAAGACGTGCCAATGTGGATGTAACCATGGCAGCATTAGAATCATTGCACGTTAAAGGCGCACACGGTATTGTGGTTGTTGCCGATGTACTTTTAAAAGAGATAAATGTAAACAACTTTGATATGATAGCCCTTCCAGGAGGACTTCCTGGTGCGACCAATCTTGCAACTGATCCCACAACGCAAACATTGCTAAAAGAATTTGATGCCAAAGGCAAAATGATAGCTGCTATTTGTGCTGCTCCTTATGCTCTAAAAACAGCAGGTGTCCTTAAAAAAAGCTACACATGTTATCCTGGATTTCAAGCAAAAATTGCGCAAGAAGGGTATAACGCCAACGATAAAGTCATTCGAGATGGTAACGTCACAACTTCGCAAGGTCCAAGCACAGCGATGCTCTTTGCACTCTCTTTAGTTGAGCAGTTGTGTTCAAAAGAGGTTGCCCAATCCTTATCGCATGATCTACTCCTCTCTTAG
- the efp gene encoding elongation factor P: MASISMGDLKKGLKIEINGTPYKIVEYQHVKPGKGAAFVRCKIKSFMDGKVIEKTFHAGDKCETPNLEDKIMQFLYDDGEFLQFMDSATYEQIALTHDQVGEAADWIIDGMNVDMLYHNGKPISVEAPQFVELKIVETPPNFKGDTQGGKKPATLESGAVVQVPFHVVEGDVIKVDTVRGEYLEKVK; this comes from the coding sequence ATGGCCTCTATTTCTATGGGCGACTTAAAAAAAGGGTTAAAAATCGAAATTAACGGTACCCCTTATAAAATCGTAGAGTATCAACATGTTAAGCCTGGTAAAGGTGCTGCATTTGTACGCTGCAAAATCAAATCATTTATGGATGGAAAAGTTATTGAAAAAACATTCCACGCAGGTGATAAATGTGAGACTCCAAATCTTGAAGACAAAATCATGCAGTTTTTGTATGACGATGGTGAATTTTTACAATTTATGGACAGCGCAACATATGAGCAAATCGCTTTAACACACGATCAAGTGGGTGAAGCTGCAGATTGGATTATTGATGGTATGAATGTTGATATGCTTTACCACAACGGCAAACCTATCAGCGTTGAAGCACCACAATTTGTTGAGCTTAAAATCGTAGAGACACCACCTAACTTCAAAGGCGATACACAAGGTGGTAAAAAACCAGCAACACTTGAGAGTGGTGCGGTTGTACAAGTACCTTTCCACGTTGTTGAAGGCGATGTGATTAAGGTTGACACTGTTCGTGGCGAATACTTAGAAAAAGTAAAATAA
- a CDS encoding efflux RND transporter permease subunit, whose product MKYKEKYLAGYLARLFLRNPLTMILGITLITLGIVALSLMPREEDPQISISGGVVVVSMPGASAAEVEQVVVRPLERRIKEIKGVEHIYGVASDNVGIVNVMYYIGENREASNLKLYDKVMQNMDQLPEGALTPLVRPFDIDIDIPILSIAFYAKTPQGVDNVNLYKRVEAFRNSLGNVDNVAKTEIKGEHKEQFNIEIDLSKLSAYHLSLEQIVGALKSLTASSPEVKNRTQEGKLIVFGVKNALERVEDIQNLIVANFGGSVVYLKDIAAIHLSDDIQNKKSAQISYKQGEAMTPLQDQVTLSISKLKGSNAVVIANDVLKRLEASKNELDKEGIGYIVTRNYGERANEAVNELVFHLLISIVIIALLLIFILGWREGLIVTLTVPAILAITIFIAYMSGQTINRITLFAFLLSLGLLVDDVIVVIENIHRHLHSKDSQDKEMDELLIEATDEIGAPTNLATIAIILTMVPMAFVGQMMGEFMKPIPLNVPVAMLSSLLIAYIFTPFLARKFLKKPNHKKGENHGKI is encoded by the coding sequence ATGAAATACAAAGAAAAATACCTTGCAGGTTATCTTGCGCGACTCTTTTTGCGCAATCCATTAACGATGATTTTAGGCATAACGCTTATTACTTTAGGTATCGTAGCGCTTTCTTTAATGCCCAGAGAAGAAGATCCACAAATCTCTATCAGTGGGGGTGTCGTTGTTGTTTCTATGCCAGGTGCTAGTGCAGCTGAAGTAGAGCAAGTGGTTGTCCGCCCGCTTGAGAGGCGTATCAAAGAGATTAAAGGTGTGGAGCACATTTATGGTGTGGCGAGCGATAATGTAGGCATTGTAAATGTGATGTATTATATCGGTGAAAACCGTGAAGCATCCAACCTCAAACTCTACGATAAAGTGATGCAAAATATGGATCAATTACCTGAGGGTGCTTTAACTCCACTGGTGCGTCCTTTTGATATAGATATTGACATTCCCATTCTTTCTATCGCGTTTTACGCAAAAACACCTCAAGGGGTTGATAACGTAAACCTTTATAAACGCGTAGAAGCATTTAGAAATTCGCTCGGTAATGTGGATAATGTTGCTAAAACAGAGATCAAAGGCGAACATAAAGAGCAATTCAACATAGAGATTGATCTTAGTAAACTCTCGGCGTATCATCTTTCATTAGAGCAGATTGTGGGTGCGCTTAAATCACTGACCGCCTCGTCTCCTGAAGTGAAAAATAGAACGCAAGAGGGAAAACTGATTGTTTTTGGTGTTAAAAATGCGTTGGAGAGAGTTGAAGATATTCAAAACCTCATTGTGGCAAATTTTGGTGGATCAGTCGTTTATTTAAAAGATATCGCTGCTATTCATCTAAGTGATGACATTCAAAATAAAAAGAGTGCACAAATAAGTTATAAACAGGGTGAGGCTATGACACCTCTGCAAGATCAAGTCACACTGAGTATTTCGAAACTAAAAGGCTCCAACGCTGTGGTGATTGCGAATGATGTACTCAAACGCCTTGAAGCATCAAAAAATGAGTTAGACAAAGAGGGCATAGGCTACATTGTGACTCGAAACTATGGAGAACGTGCAAATGAAGCAGTCAACGAACTGGTCTTTCACTTGCTCATTTCCATCGTGATTATTGCATTGTTGCTCATTTTTATCTTAGGCTGGAGAGAAGGACTTATTGTAACACTTACCGTTCCTGCTATTTTAGCCATTACCATTTTTATTGCGTATATGAGCGGACAGACGATTAATCGTATCACGCTTTTTGCCTTTTTACTGAGTTTAGGACTGTTGGTCGATGATGTGATTGTTGTCATTGAAAATATTCACCGTCATTTGCATAGTAAAGATTCTCAGGATAAAGAGATGGATGAACTCCTTATCGAAGCAACCGATGAAATTGGTGCACCAACCAATCTCGCAACCATTGCGATTATCTTAACGATGGTTCCAATGGCATTCGTAGGGCAGATGATGGGAGAGTTTATGAAGCCCATTCCTCTTAATGTCCCAGTGGCAATGCTGTCTTCACTGCTAATTGCTTATATCTTTACGCCATTTTTAGCACGTAAATTTCTGAAAAAGCCAAACCATAAAAAAGGAGAGAATCATGGAAAAATTTGA
- a CDS encoding TolC family protein, translating into MRILLITLLAFHLCFGDDGLSLDDAIKKVKEHNSEIVIAKFNERIKTLEHQAALGVNYGSLELSQAALRSNDALNVFGYKLQSREATFADFGFKQFNGSNYMLSPEDLNNPKDRNHFQTKVEYTLPLYTGGKLEQYGKITKALESMSTLDLESLRLQKIYEIKKSFYAISLLDTYLYNLQLIASNTKKLEAKTAAMMEEGYVKKVDLLEVQNKYSDVERLIAQAEANRTLLYHFISFLVDEEVTAIKGHYDEVQDVSITDERILSDNLDIKKAEQGVEISKMNIALAQSAFLPQVGAFANYGSSDDKLMNDFSKNDAYTVGLQIKWNLFNGGSDKNNVEKARVENLKASQQLVLAKKQIALYLKQLQTQIKNDEYEIKSLKNEVDLAHVIYENYAGRYEQKLVSINDVLIKQSEELSKVLRLKEVQNARNEKIFELQKLASKEML; encoded by the coding sequence ATGCGAATCCTTCTGATTACTTTACTTGCATTTCATCTCTGTTTTGGAGATGATGGTCTAAGTTTGGATGATGCGATCAAAAAAGTAAAAGAACACAATAGTGAAATTGTGATTGCAAAATTTAATGAAAGAATTAAAACATTAGAGCATCAAGCTGCTCTTGGAGTTAACTACGGAAGTTTAGAGCTCTCTCAAGCAGCACTACGCAGTAATGATGCACTGAATGTCTTTGGATATAAACTTCAATCACGTGAAGCGACGTTTGCTGATTTTGGTTTTAAACAATTCAATGGGTCTAATTATATGCTTTCCCCTGAAGATCTCAATAATCCAAAAGACCGTAACCATTTTCAAACAAAAGTAGAGTACACACTTCCTCTTTATACAGGCGGAAAGCTAGAACAATATGGCAAAATCACAAAAGCATTAGAATCTATGAGCACGCTTGATCTTGAATCATTACGCCTTCAAAAAATTTACGAAATCAAAAAAAGTTTTTATGCGATTTCACTTTTAGATACCTATCTTTACAACTTACAACTTATTGCGTCCAATACTAAAAAACTTGAAGCAAAAACAGCAGCAATGATGGAAGAGGGGTATGTCAAAAAAGTAGATCTCTTAGAGGTACAGAACAAATACTCAGATGTAGAGAGACTCATCGCTCAAGCGGAAGCTAATCGAACGCTTTTATATCATTTCATCTCTTTTTTGGTAGACGAAGAGGTTACTGCTATTAAAGGGCATTATGACGAGGTGCAAGACGTTTCTATAACGGATGAGCGCATTTTGAGTGATAATCTGGATATTAAAAAAGCAGAGCAAGGTGTTGAAATCTCTAAGATGAACATTGCTTTAGCGCAAAGTGCATTTTTACCTCAGGTTGGGGCTTTTGCAAATTACGGTAGTAGTGACGATAAACTGATGAATGATTTTTCTAAAAATGATGCCTATACTGTAGGGCTTCAAATAAAATGGAATCTTTTTAATGGTGGAAGTGATAAAAATAATGTCGAAAAAGCACGGGTAGAGAACCTCAAAGCTTCCCAACAGTTAGTACTGGCAAAGAAACAAATCGCTTTGTATCTCAAGCAGCTTCAAACACAGATAAAAAATGATGAGTACGAGATAAAAAGTTTGAAAAATGAGGTTGATCTTGCTCATGTGATTTATGAAAATTATGCAGGTAGGTACGAGCAAAAACTTGTTTCAATCAATGATGTTTTAATAAAGCAATCCGAAGAACTTAGCAAAGTACTCAGACTGAAAGAGGTACAAAATGCACGCAATGAAAAGATCTTTGAGCTTCAAAAATTAGCCAGTAAGGAAATGTTATGA
- a CDS encoding efflux RND transporter permease subunit, translating into MEKFEHFIYSLLVEERKKKLVLLLTLVAFVLAILMFPSKIVLAKMLPGKSTNTFSIYVDLPNGRSYQETNTINQCVVSILQKEKEIQNIEVFNGMGSPLDYAGLVKDSGLKSGEHVSEIVVNLSGIHQRDERSYAMVHRLRPLIQKNCEGLIPQTSIKMVEQPAGPPTMAALVIELYGENSERLGTLAGRIKQILMQTKDLVDIDIMSDEIYEKYSLVLDKEKVSRSQLSIQKVNELLYLAFEGMHVAHKNSENSPYQIPLYVVLSEHSKSLPYASKEELSAKLSALKLINAVGMMVPLSEVVRVEKVASSPTIMSKNLQKMVSIVAEADLVSQVYPLLEARSKIKEAFQSEFEVSNSHLFDITLKDKKNGEVYELVWDGEMKVTMDTFRDLGGAFIAALVLIFLLMVVYYKSFALSGIVLLGSFLSIIGVIVGHWFMDLFSSTTFFLTATSLIGFISLMGISSRNALLLIDFAQTLIAQGVGKKEAIARASATRAKPIFLTAAAIILASTLLATDPIFGGLGVALIFGTIAAVIVSLVVVPVLMDNTKAI; encoded by the coding sequence ATGGAAAAATTTGAGCACTTTATCTATTCTCTCTTAGTGGAAGAACGTAAGAAAAAACTAGTGCTTCTTTTAACATTGGTGGCGTTTGTTTTGGCTATCTTGATGTTCCCTAGCAAAATCGTCTTAGCAAAGATGCTTCCTGGAAAAAGTACCAATACCTTTTCCATTTATGTTGATCTTCCTAATGGACGCTCTTATCAAGAGACAAATACTATCAACCAGTGTGTTGTATCTATTTTGCAAAAAGAGAAAGAGATACAAAATATTGAAGTCTTTAATGGTATGGGCTCGCCTCTTGATTATGCAGGCCTGGTAAAAGACTCAGGGCTGAAAAGTGGCGAACATGTCAGTGAAATCGTTGTCAATCTGAGTGGTATTCATCAACGAGATGAACGCTCCTATGCGATGGTACACCGTTTACGCCCACTCATTCAGAAAAACTGTGAAGGACTCATTCCTCAAACCTCCATCAAAATGGTTGAGCAGCCAGCAGGTCCACCAACGATGGCAGCACTTGTCATTGAGCTTTATGGCGAAAATTCAGAGCGTCTAGGTACTCTTGCAGGGCGCATCAAGCAGATATTAATGCAGACAAAAGATTTAGTTGATATTGATATCATGAGTGATGAGATTTATGAGAAGTACTCGTTGGTGCTGGATAAAGAAAAAGTAAGCCGTTCACAACTGAGTATTCAAAAAGTTAATGAATTACTCTATCTTGCATTTGAAGGAATGCATGTTGCGCATAAAAATAGTGAAAACTCACCGTATCAAATACCTTTATACGTTGTCCTTAGCGAACACTCAAAGTCTCTTCCTTATGCTTCAAAAGAGGAACTAAGTGCTAAGCTAAGCGCGCTCAAACTGATAAATGCTGTAGGTATGATGGTCCCTCTCTCAGAAGTGGTCCGTGTTGAAAAAGTAGCGTCTAGCCCTACCATCATGTCAAAAAATCTCCAAAAGATGGTCAGCATCGTAGCAGAAGCAGATTTGGTTTCACAAGTCTATCCACTCTTGGAAGCACGTTCGAAAATAAAAGAGGCGTTTCAATCAGAGTTTGAAGTAAGCAATAGTCATCTGTTTGATATAACGCTTAAAGATAAAAAGAATGGTGAAGTGTATGAACTGGTTTGGGATGGCGAGATGAAAGTAACTATGGATACCTTCAGAGACTTAGGCGGTGCATTTATTGCAGCGCTTGTGCTGATCTTTTTGTTAATGGTTGTTTATTACAAAAGCTTTGCACTTTCGGGCATCGTATTGCTGGGTAGCTTTCTCTCTATCATCGGTGTTATTGTGGGACATTGGTTTATGGACCTCTTTTCTTCAACAACATTCTTTCTTACAGCAACATCTCTGATCGGGTTTATTTCCTTGATGGGGATTAGTTCACGTAATGCACTTTTGTTGATTGATTTTGCTCAAACGCTGATTGCTCAAGGAGTAGGAAAAAAAGAAGCCATCGCAAGGGCAAGTGCGACACGTGCAAAGCCGATTTTTTTAACAGCTGCCGCGATTATTTTAGCGAGTACGCTTCTTGCGACAGATCCTATTTTTGGGGGGTTGGGAGTTGCACTTATCTTTGGAACGATTGCTGCGGTTATCGTCTCTTTAGTGGTTGTACCTGTTCTAATGGATAATACAAAAGCAATTTAA
- the serA gene encoding phosphoglycerate dehydrogenase, whose protein sequence is MKQKKIIVCDAIHEKGFEILRTEKDIEVIDAVKVPKDELLKILGDCDVAITRSSTDVDEKFLNAATNLKAIVRAGVGVDNVDQEGCSRRGIIAMNVPTANTIAAVELTMAHMLGCARSFPNANNHLKLDRVWNREKWYGVELSEKRLGVIGFGNIGSRVAIRAKSFGMEIVAYDPYISASKVTDLGMTYTTNFDDILGCDFITIHTPKNKETTNMISHDEIAKMKDGVRLINCARGGLYNEEALVAGLKSEKIAFAGIDVFSKEPATNHPLLDLENVCVTPHLGANTLESQEKIAIQAAENAISAARGISYPNALNLPIKAEDMPASLKPYLELVQKMGFLAAQLNRSAIKSIRLELEGDIGEHGKSLLTFGIVGALKETNETTVNYVNAEFVAKEKGIESKFEVLGSTSGYKNKVTLILATDKDAVSISGTVFGEDEQRIVGINGFKFDFKPKGKMIIFKNNDVPGVIANIASILAKEGINIADFRLGRGAHQFAMAVILVDTDIDKKIIAELNKLETCVWVEYAVL, encoded by the coding sequence ATGAAACAAAAGAAAATCATTGTGTGTGATGCGATACATGAAAAAGGTTTTGAAATCTTACGTACTGAGAAAGATATCGAAGTTATTGATGCCGTAAAAGTACCAAAAGATGAGCTTCTTAAAATACTTGGTGATTGCGATGTTGCAATTACACGTAGTTCAACCGATGTTGATGAAAAATTTTTAAATGCTGCAACAAATCTCAAAGCAATTGTTAGAGCAGGTGTTGGTGTAGATAACGTTGATCAAGAGGGATGTAGCCGACGCGGTATCATCGCAATGAACGTACCAACAGCAAATACAATCGCGGCAGTAGAACTTACCATGGCACACATGCTTGGATGTGCAAGAAGTTTTCCAAATGCAAACAACCATCTTAAACTTGATCGTGTATGGAATCGTGAGAAATGGTACGGTGTTGAGCTTTCTGAAAAACGCCTTGGTGTCATTGGTTTTGGTAACATCGGAAGCCGTGTAGCTATTCGTGCAAAATCTTTTGGCATGGAAATTGTTGCATATGATCCATACATTTCTGCTTCAAAAGTAACCGATCTTGGAATGACTTATACGACAAATTTTGATGATATCCTAGGTTGTGATTTTATTACCATTCATACGCCAAAAAACAAAGAAACAACGAATATGATCTCTCACGATGAGATCGCAAAAATGAAAGATGGTGTTCGTTTGATTAACTGTGCGCGTGGTGGTTTGTATAATGAAGAAGCGCTTGTTGCGGGACTTAAAAGCGAAAAAATCGCATTTGCAGGCATTGATGTATTTTCAAAAGAGCCAGCAACCAACCATCCTTTACTTGATCTTGAAAATGTGTGCGTAACACCTCACCTTGGTGCAAATACACTAGAATCACAAGAGAAAATTGCTATTCAAGCAGCAGAGAATGCTATTAGCGCAGCACGCGGTATTAGTTATCCTAACGCGCTTAATTTACCGATCAAAGCGGAAGATATGCCAGCATCTTTGAAACCATACCTCGAATTGGTTCAAAAAATGGGCTTTTTGGCTGCTCAGCTTAATCGTTCAGCGATTAAATCAATCCGTTTGGAACTTGAGGGCGATATCGGCGAGCATGGCAAGTCACTTCTCACATTTGGTATCGTTGGTGCATTAAAAGAGACCAATGAAACGACTGTAAATTATGTGAACGCAGAGTTTGTTGCAAAAGAGAAGGGCATTGAAAGTAAATTCGAAGTTCTTGGAAGTACCAGTGGCTATAAAAATAAAGTAACATTGATTTTAGCAACTGATAAAGATGCCGTAAGCATTAGTGGTACAGTCTTTGGAGAAGATGAACAACGTATCGTTGGCATCAATGGCTTCAAGTTTGACTTTAAACCAAAAGGCAAAATGATTATCTTTAAAAATAACGACGTACCAGGTGTTATTGCTAACATTGCCTCTATTTTGGCAAAAGAGGGCATTAACATTGCAGACTTTAGATTGGGTCGCGGTGCGCATCAATTTGCGATGGCAGTTATTCTTGTAGATACTGACATCGATAAGAAAATTATTGCTGAGCTCAATAAACTTGAAACTTGTGTATGGGTTGAATACGCTGTTTTATAA
- a CDS encoding methyl-accepting chemotaxis protein — translation MAFRTIKSKLILLLTIVGVSFILLGYLITKTSNEAQDAARKIWLTGQIQYELAVCGMEVRGYHLLAKPESVEQYQSAYKRLLSHMETLKKIVDKPENRVKITELEQKIEQWHNLNQPRIDIIGQYKHAVHATNFQIEHPEAYAQLNTLIAQSATSYEVIFEQVKALEERFKEGNLGKIVSNERISQFVLVVVALLVLALAFIVMRSIRNSVKKAKEGCITMRQTKALNRRIETESHDEINEAMEAVNLLLRDLSLAINEAKDNALENASVAEELSQSSLQIGKRAENESKVVFQTTQETKSVLGHIKESVQKTTDVRHVTLEAQQGLGLAQETLTTTLEHLNQTASNEAQINSQLMHLANEAGQVREVLNVIGDIADQTNLLALNAAIEAARAGEHGRGFAVVADEVRKLAERTQKSLVETNATINVIVQSITDISGQMNENASRILGVCELSNTVAEHTHMAVNLLNQSVVAIEDVAKDAQDNQEQLDTTVLGRIESINGFTSSNARSVEEIASAANHLFKLSEGLSSTLSQFKTA, via the coding sequence ATGGCGTTTAGAACAATTAAGAGCAAATTGATTTTGCTTTTAACGATTGTGGGTGTAAGTTTTATTCTTTTGGGATATTTAATAACAAAAACAAGTAATGAAGCACAAGATGCAGCAAGAAAAATTTGGTTAACGGGGCAGATTCAGTATGAGTTAGCGGTGTGTGGTATGGAAGTACGTGGGTATCATCTTCTTGCAAAACCAGAATCCGTTGAGCAGTATCAAAGTGCCTATAAGCGACTTTTATCGCATATGGAAACGTTGAAAAAGATTGTGGATAAACCTGAAAACAGAGTCAAAATTACAGAGCTAGAGCAAAAAATTGAACAATGGCATAACTTAAATCAACCACGAATCGATATTATTGGGCAATACAAACACGCTGTCCATGCTACTAATTTTCAAATAGAACATCCTGAAGCTTATGCACAACTCAATACACTGATAGCGCAAAGTGCTACTTCATACGAAGTGATTTTTGAACAAGTAAAAGCATTGGAAGAACGTTTTAAAGAGGGCAATTTAGGAAAGATTGTCTCCAATGAACGTATTTCCCAATTTGTTTTAGTTGTTGTAGCTCTTTTGGTACTCGCACTTGCATTTATAGTCATGCGTTCTATTCGAAACTCAGTTAAAAAAGCGAAAGAAGGTTGTATTACTATGCGCCAAACAAAAGCGTTGAATCGTCGTATTGAAACAGAGAGTCATGATGAAATCAATGAAGCGATGGAAGCGGTTAATCTTCTCTTGCGTGATCTATCGTTAGCGATTAATGAAGCAAAAGATAATGCTTTAGAAAATGCTTCTGTGGCAGAAGAACTTTCTCAAAGTAGCTTGCAAATTGGGAAGCGTGCTGAAAATGAGTCTAAAGTGGTTTTCCAAACCACTCAAGAGACGAAAAGTGTTTTGGGACATATTAAAGAATCTGTACAAAAAACAACTGATGTACGTCATGTAACCCTAGAGGCACAACAAGGGCTTGGCTTAGCACAAGAGACACTAACAACAACGCTAGAACACCTCAATCAAACTGCCTCAAATGAAGCACAAATCAATTCACAATTAATGCATCTAGCCAACGAAGCAGGACAAGTAAGAGAAGTCTTAAATGTGATTGGTGATATAGCGGATCAAACCAATTTGTTAGCACTCAATGCCGCCATTGAAGCAGCAAGGGCTGGAGAGCATGGACGTGGTTTTGCGGTTGTAGCCGATGAGGTGAGAAAACTTGCAGAGCGAACACAAAAAAGCTTGGTCGAAACGAATGCTACGATTAATGTTATCGTTCAATCTATCACCGATATTAGTGGTCAAATGAATGAAAATGCAAGCCGTATTTTAGGCGTTTGTGAGCTTTCCAATACTGTGGCTGAGCATACCCATATGGCAGTAAATCTTCTCAATCAAAGTGTGGTAGCCATCGAAGATGTGGCAAAAGACGCCCAAGACAATCAAGAGCAGTTAGATACCACAGTGCTGGGTAGAATAGAATCTATCAATGGATTTACAAGTTCTAATGCGAGAAGTGTTGAAGAGATTGCATCAGCTGCAAATCACCTCTTTAAACTCTCTGAGGGACTCAGCTCGACACTTTCTCAGTTTAAAACCGCGTAA